In Amia ocellicauda isolate fAmiCal2 chromosome 3, fAmiCal2.hap1, whole genome shotgun sequence, the DNA window AACGCAGCCAAACTGTGTTATGTAACCAGCCAAGACAACGGCAAGACCTGGAGCAATATAACTAATTTGACAGAGAAGGTGATTGGCCAAAGAGAAAAGGATTGGGCGACCTTCGCCGTGGGGCCGGGCCACGGGGTGCAGCTGCAGAGTGGGAGGTTGATTATCCCAGCCTATGCCTACAACATTTGTGGCTGTAAATGTATTGGGAGTTGCTGTCAATGTAAATGCACACCCAGTTCCTGTATAAGCGGATGCACTTGCTATAAATGCGAATGCACTTGCTGTAATCCCACACCATTTGCCTTCTGCATTTATAGAGATGTAGGGCAGGAATGGAAGATGGGAAATCAGATGCCACGGTCACAGTCACTAGAGTGTCAAATGGCAGAGGTTCTTGACCACCAGGGAGGGAAGTATTTGTACTGTAATGCCCGCACTAAGTCAGATTACagggtagaagctgaaagtaaGAACGCAGGTGAAGATTTTGaagagaagaaatcaaaactaGTGGATGTGAAGAAATCTGGTTGCCAAGGCAGTGTTATTAGCTTCCCTAGGAATGATGGGAATAGTGGGCTTCTGTATTCCCATCCATCCAGCAGCACAGATAGACGTCAACTAGGCATCTACCTTAATTGTTCACCCAGAGACCCCTCTAAATGGCAGGACCCTAGGGTCATTTACTCTGGGCCAAGTGGCTATTCTGACCTGGCTTACATTGATGGAACAGAGAGCTTTGGCTGCCTGTTTGAATGTGGGGAAAAAGACTATCACGAAAAGATTGTGTTTGTTAAATTGCCTATCAATGATGTAATGGGACGCACTGCAGCAGAGACCAGAAATGTGTAAATACAGGACTGCTGCCATCAGTTTTGCAGAATGCTCATGTTAAGAGCATCCAACAGAAAAGGCTCTTACTGTAAATGTCTCAttactgtttttaattttactgtTGTCATTCCTTTGTATCTTCACCATTTAATCATAAATGATATCTAACAATTTCAAGTTGTGTCAGTAGCTTGCTCCCATAGCATCGCAAACACGGTCTGCCACAATCACACAAAACTCAAGAGCAACATCCCTGAACCT includes these proteins:
- the LOC136746595 gene encoding sialidase-3; the encoded protein is MGSSTSSNNPQTTPMAPLNQIVFSQEPNGVTYRVPALIYLEEIGTFLAFAEKRSSPADSDAKYLVMRKGKMNGESVQWSPMHELQSVCLPGYRTMSPCPVYDKNNKTLFLFFICVDKTENEQKCSGINAAKLCYVTSQDNGKTWSNITNLTEKVIGQREKDWATFAVGPGHGVQLQSGRLIIPAYAYNICGCKCIGSCCQCKCTPSSCISGCTCYKCECTCCNPTPFAFCIYRDVGQEWKMGNQMPRSQSLECQMAEVLDHQGGKYLYCNARTKSDYRVEAESKNAGEDFEEKKSKLVDVKKSGCQGSVISFPRNDGNSGLLYSHPSSSTDRRQLGIYLNCSPRDPSKWQDPRVIYSGPSGYSDLAYIDGTESFGCLFECGEKDYHEKIVFVKLPINDVMGRTAAETRNV